In Dermacentor silvarum isolate Dsil-2018 chromosome 10, BIME_Dsil_1.4, whole genome shotgun sequence, the genomic stretch AAGCTCATCGTTCGAGCTCCCGAAATATTCGTCTCGCTTCTTCTGCGAAGGGTCACGAAATCGCCGAGTATGCGCAGCGCAAAGGCGCCAATCAGCTGATCAGTGTTTAGGACGCACTGCGAGCTGCGCGGCCATGCTGTACAGGGGGGGTGCCCAATGAAGCGGCATGCGAAACTCACCTCGGGGCACAACAGCGTTCGAGTGTCCCTGCGAAGCGTCCGGGGGTGCAGTCGCCGACCTCTGACACCCGTCTGCAACTGCAGCGACAGCGCAGTCCTGCTGTTGAAAGCCATTCTGTTGTTGCTGGTGTGCCGGCGACTCGGTGGACGAGCTCTCGGAGCTCGACGTGCACTCGTCCTCTTCGTTCCTCGGCGTCGCTTGCTGAGCCGGCGGCTGCGGCTGCGTCGGCACGCTCGCTACGGTCGTCGGAGGCGTCGCAATGCCGTTCGGTGCCGTAAATCCACCGCCGTTAGCACCGACGTAGTGCTGAGGAGGCGAGCGGCGTTGATCGGCGCCCCTGCGGATGGTGCGCTCCAGCCGCTCCAACTTGAAGTATATGATGCCGATCTCTTTCATCGTGATACCGGTGTCTTTTAAGCGGCGAACCAAGTCGATCTGTTCGACCGTAAACTTGAGCACCATCGTCGTCCCGGAGGCGTGGTAAGGTCTCCGGAGATTGGTTTTGTAAGGTTGTTGCAGGCGTTAAGAGAGGCATTCGGTTGACCGCTAATAGTTAGCTTACTAACCGTGCTGGTTAGGTGAGGTTTCGCTCCGGTTAACTAGGTCCTCCGGGGTGGGGATGCGAAGTCGTCGGTTCGCACGCCGCAGTCGGCGTCTCTCGTGCGCAGGGGCATGCCTCGGTAACGTGCCAACGAAGGCATGTTGCGCAAGGTGCACGCTAACGATAACTAAACCAACCAACTAACCCTAACTTAAACGTTACATGTTTCTCATGTGCGCCGGAGGAGGGCGCCACCTGCTTGACTGCGCACTCTAGTGGCTGTAATTAGAACTGTTGGAGACCATAAAGCTTTTATTGTAAAAACCACTTTTAAGAATAACGTTGCTCGTAACAAATAAAAgcctgcacaaaaaaaaagttatttaatAAGTGAAGATATATATTGATACCCAGATTCAGCatagtgtgaaaaaaaaataaaagaagcagCAGCACCTAGAAATATGCCACACATAAAAGCATAACAGTTATTATAACTGCATGCTTGTAACTGTTCGGAAAGAAAACCGTTACAACATGCGCTACAACATTGCGTCTCATGTtttatagccttcgagattgggttttcacgtgacgtcacggaagAGCAGTCTGGCGGGCGCTGTAGCGGAAAGGGCACAAGCTGCGTTGGCCACTATGAAACCGCCATATTTTTGGGGAGTCGGTGTCAACAAAGCCTATCTCCGCTGTTGAAGCGCTGAcgatgtgtgtgttttttttactttaggaggAGTCACTAAAGTGCCTATCTCTTGCAACTTTGCAAGCATGAATGCCAGCCCCTCATTAATGCACTTAAGCACGTACGCGCAGAATTTAGAGTCCGGTGCGAAGGtgcgctacgtcgagaaagtGGAGCTTTGCGGTGGCGTCGATCCACTTATGCTTACTGGCAAAGAGGCGTCATTTGATCTCGCGCTCGTACCCAAGGTAGAACTTTCTGATATTAAGGACTACCTTGTGCACGCTACAAGCTTCATAACTCACGAACAGCTGAAAGCAAGAAAATCCCTGGAGTCGCACAACTATTTGACCAGCGGCTTTGTTCAAGAACCCCAGCTGAGAAGACACGGCGAGCACGTCATTGTGCGCACGAAGGTAAGACAATCTAAAACGCTACATCAGCTAGTTGGTCTTTGTATTACCGGGTCGAATTGTAACGCTAACGGGTAATACTTGCCAATGTGTGTGACAGTAGTGTGATTCGTGTTCGGAATGTTTCGCTGCGCAGCGAAACATCGTAGCACTTTCTCAAGTTACTGCCAGCGAGCGGCACTTTTTTCATCGTTTATGTACCGTTGCTCCTTGATAGTAGATGAAAATTTCAGGAGTAGGCTTTCGCGCAGCGCAGCGTCCAGCAACGCAGTGCCTTCCGGAGTTAAGGGAGCGAAAACGATACCAAAGAAAATCGTTTGTACGCAACAAGTCAGCTACCACCATGCTGCACCTTTAGAAACACTTGCTGTTTAGCGGCTACTTCCAGCGGTTCACCTTGCTCcagcccctctcccccccccccccccttccttttttttttttttttttttacaaattccCGTCACCTGCCCAAGCGTTTACTACGTTCTACAAATTATCGCTACCGACGAGGCCGCGAGCTTTGCATACGTATGCGCAGTTGCGATTCGATTGTGCAAGCATAAAAACCACTCGCTGGTGTTTTGCTTATTTACACTCATGGATACACCTACATTAGTTTCACTCACTGCTGATTTAGTAACTCgccttgctttttgtgcagtgGGGCAACCTGTGTTCTCAGCATGCATAGAACCAGCAGCTAAATAGATCACTTCCTCCATTTGCAGGTAAATCACTCCCAGGCAATTTCCACTCAGCCACTCGAGCCATGGCTTCTTGTCAAGCAGGATGGAATGGTCAAAGCTGCACACTGCACGTGTATGGCGGGTCTCGGCGAAGCCTGCTCACACATTGGTGCACTGCTCTTCTATTTAGAAGCAGCTTCAAACTTTCGTGATGGTCAGGCTTGCACTGATAAGGAAAATGCATGGCTGCCTCCATACTCAAGTACTGTGCCTTGTGCGCCACTTGCACACATCGACTTTGCGTCAGCTACCACCAAGAAAAGGCGGCTAGATGGACATCGATCATCATCCTCAAAGAAACCAGCCACCACTATTGAGAGGCCTTCACAGTGCGAATGGAAGGGCTTTCTCGACAGAATTAAGAAGGCTGGCAAATATTCTGCAGTGTTGGCACTGAAAAAGGACTATTGCGAGGAGTTCATTCCTGTGCAAGTGAAGCACTCCACTGCTCTTCTCGGACACTTGGCAAGAGACAAGCCATTGTCAAGGGATGCGATGCTGGAGGAGTGCGAAATGTTTGCCCAGGCGTATGTTGTAGAGCCAAAGGTATTTATATTTCCATTGAAGGATAGCTTTATTGATATAAAGTAACTACATGTTGCATGACAGACAAGGCACTGCTAAAAGCTTGAAACTACCAGTGTTTACATTGCCCAACCTGCATGGTTGCTGCTAGCTAAATGCAGTTTTGTGATCATGTACATTGAATTAGTGTGAAAAGTCATTGTATTGAAAATGCAGGTCTGTAAAGATGTGGAAGCGGCAACGAGAGGTCAGTCGGCCTCACCAACATGGTTCGCCTTCAGAGCAGGCCGGGTCACAGCATCGACAGCCCACGCAGCTTGCCGAACGACCTTGACTCAGCCATCTGTGAGCCTGGTTAAGAAGATCTGCTACCCGGAGGAGAGCAAGTTTTCTTCTCCTGCAACTAATTGGGGTCTGCGCAAGGAGGACATTGCCAGGAACCAATACGTTGCTGAAGCATCCAGCCAGCACAAAGAGTTTGTTTGCAACAAGTCTGGATTGCATATTAGTTCACATGAGCCCCACATGGCAGCAAGCCCAGATGGCCTGATTTCTTGTGCCTGCTGCCAAGATGGCGTTTTAGAAATTAAGTGCCCATATTCAGCTGCTTGTGTAAAGGACGTTGTGACCCAGAAAAGTGGCTGCTTAGAAGTTGCTGCTAGTGATAATACACTAAAGCTGAAACGACAACATGCTTACTACACGCAAATACAAATGCAGCTTTTTGTTTGCTAGCGCAGCTATTGCGACTTTTTTGTGTGGACACCAGCAGATAGCCATCTTGAAAGAATCTTCCTGGATGCCGAATTTTGTCAAGGGGTCGTGAACAGGAGTAGGGATTTTTTCAAGATAGTCCTGTTGCCAGAGTTGTTATTTAAGACCTGGACAACATCTTCAGAGAACAAAAATGGGCCTGAAGACTCTTCTGATGACGGAGCACTGCATTTCTGTTATTGCGGTGGTCCAGAGTCTGGAGACATGGTAGAATGCAGTGGCCCAGACTGTGAGGGTAAATGGTTTCACTTTCAGTGTGCCAACTTGAAGCGCCCTCCGAAAGCGAAGGCTTGGTTCTGCAAGGGTTGCAAACCCCGAAAGTGATAAATATGCATATTTGTAGTCCTGTTATAGGTAATGTAAGTGCACACATGAAAGGACCTAGTGAACTTGTTCTGTGAAATTAGCCTTACAAAATATTGCTGCATACAAGGGGAAACTGAACAGAGTCATCAAACTGTTCACCTTATCACTGAATTTTACATAGCGAAGTACATTATGAAGGAGCAGTCTAATAAATGTGGAATCTTTGGATGACAGCAGGTATTTTTCATTCACAGCAGTTTTGTTTCTATTGCAGTGTTTTCTCTAGCATGAGTGCTGCACACGTTGGGTCGCTGGGGTTCTTTGACATAATGGGCTCGGCATGTAATGCACATGGCAAAACATGGTGGATTAGGGTAGGAGCGGATTTCAAGGAACGAAAAGTGAACTTGTGCAAGACAAATTTAGGTGGAAAGAATAACTTTATTTCCagtgcgacgaggtttattgttgCCGATAACGTTGCAATAACGTtacgtaaaggtaggcactgcaagggcttttcgtagcacggggctcactcACGATCACGGCACaatacttcgtcttcctcttcagttggcacatacacaggggcggcctctgcttcattacaccaGCAGTTGTTTCCGTTGCAGTACATGGCAGATCCTTAGGTGTGGCAGGGCCCCTTCATTTAAAgtggttgagacatcaaatttgtggcttgcgcgttgtttgtttcaaacgtttcttattgctccataaagcatgatacacgctggaaggatcatatattctcggtaaataatttaatatcgcattatttatgtgcaccaatttcggtttctcggcgccgagttggacagtgacgtcactggctaggaagcttggtcacgtgggcccacaaggctgtgacgcacgcactgctgcatcgtctgctctcgcacacacgttttgtaccagcgcaagcaaacaaacccacgccgacagttgccatcgctagctgcggcagctccgattccaACTGCGTCTTCGTCCGATGCAGCTTATACTGtactctagactcgaggcttgccccgtgctgtgggtcaccgctcatcgTACGTcgctctaatgtggtatgacgtcactaaaacacgttacgcttccaacacagtgacgtcggtgtTAATCGCGCTAGCtatgggtctcgatcgcgagaacgagcatttaggcactctttggaagcaaattaaaatatatttaacACGTTTGCTGTGTcgaacacttcatgttgagtgtcctttcatacagaggaagcctgcagcaggccttttataccctcaaaatttggtgtctcaacccctttaagtaAAATTTAGATTTGGCGCATCCAGATCAGTCAACAGGCACAACCGATTTGCTCAGATTTGTCAGCGCAGCACACACCGCAACAATTTTGTCAAGTTGTGTTAGAGTGTCCTCGCTTTGCACTGCTAGCAGATCAATAGGGATGGTGCTTGAAAGAATTTTGTACTTTCGCCTCAGCAAACCTATCACACGTTCCACGTGGATGCGCACATTCGCAATTTTCCTAGTTTTTTCAACCTCCCAGGCTGATAGCTGAGGTTTGCCCCTTGTGAATGCAGGAACCTCAAGGCGTGCACGATGAATGCCTACGGCATCACCAATCGTGAATCCTCTGTCGGCGAGCACCGTGTCACCTGGGAGAAGGTGGTTCAACATTCCACTCGACTCTGTTATAAGCTTGTCGCTTGTCCTGCCTCCCCACCCTTTGGAAATGAAAGTGATTGCTCCCTGAGGTGCTATTCCTATCAGATATTTTGCCGTGTTGTGGTGCTTATACCGCGACCACGTCTGTGACCTAGGGAGCATTGACGAAGGGCGCTCAATGAATATCTCGAAGCAGTCTATAATGACTGCCACACTCGTGCCAAATGCTTTTCTGAAGGCCATTGGCATGGTCTGCTGCAATTGTTCACGACTGGGCCAGTCCACCAGCTGTTTTAGTCGTACATGCATGGCCGCGATCCACCGGTTGACTACTCGtgttgctgtggcttggctgaCCTGAAAGATAAAGCCAGTCACTATTATAAAGCAAACAGGGCCATCTTGCCACCAAATGTTAGCCCACGAGAGTATTATAACATATACGTGATGCCAACTGTAAATAAGTGCTCGCAACAATACAAATTCCACCAGTCCACTTACCTCAAATCTATACGCCAGGTCCTGCAAGGGCACTCCTAGTCGCAGCCTCACAAGTGTGAGCACAAGCTCTTCGAACTTAGTAAGCACATTGTTTGCGCTGTGCGACACACCACTCTCGAGAAGCGCGAACAGCGCTATCAAAACTGTGTAGCTTGGTAGGCCAGTGTAAAATTTTACACGGTTGTCGTCTTGCTCCAATGAAGCTTTAGACAACTGAAGTCTACGCAAAGAGCCCTTCACTTCGTTTAGCTCTGCACGTAGGGCCTGGTTGTCGCCTTCGAAGCTGTTTAATGCACTGCTTGTGATATCTGTTTGGGTTTCAGCGTCCTTTAGCACTGAAAGAAACATACAGACAATACATTACTACGCGTGTCATATTCAGGTGCAGGCTGCTATGAGATATGTGCCACTGTACTTACATGACGTGGTGTTCACTGAAGCTTCAGCCGTCGAAGTGGTGGCTTGAACACCAGCCTCAGAGAACTTCACatctgataaataaataaataatgcaagaATGTAACACTTGTACTCAGCATGGTGCTGAAAACCTCTGGTTTGCTGCAATTGCATGAATGCAGTACTCACAGGATGCGCCATCCACTGCAGCTCCAGCAGTAGAACCAGTTTCAGCTGAGACTGGGGCCCTGCCTACCTCAGGTGATGGCATGGATGGTGGGTCTGCGGTGAGGCATTAACAGTCATTTAAATTGTGTTCTTAAGGTGCTCAGGCCCTTTGCAACTGTGCAAACAAAGTTCACTCACGAAATATGTCAGCTGCAGTATCAGCATCTTGTGGTACAGTTGCAGCTGGTACTTGTTGCAGCATTGTTGGGCCTGCATTAAAGTGTTATCATTGGCATTTCACAACCATCAACCTTGTTTCTGCAACAACTCGGGCGCATCAAAACTGCACATAtcctgtatacacacaataaggCGCCTACAGCTCCAGAAAGAGAAGCACCCAATAGGTCATGCTGGGCGACCGTCGGATATGCGACACTGCTTACTGCAAGAAATGGGGTAGATGATGGGCCACCTGCAGTGAGGTTGttcttgacagaaagactaatcATGCAACCATAAACTGCATGCAAACTCAAAGAAATGCAAGAAATGGGGTAGATGATGGGCCACCTGCAGTGAGGTTGttcttgacagaaagactaatcATGCAACAATTAACTGCATGCAAACTCAAAGAACATAGGGAACAATAATAATTCCATTACAAGCACGCTGTAATGTTATGTCCAGTCTAAATGAACAGCTTACACAGGGCACTGACCTGAATCATTTATTGTGCAATGAGACATATGTGACTCATTGCCTTGGTCATTTTGTACTGCAATGGGACTTGCAAGTGGTGTGCCTGCATAAAAACAAAGATGTTAAGacgctgaatgtcattaaaggaAATATTCCCCTTGTATGAATCAGCCATTTTACTTGTGACAGTACTGTTCACAGCACTCTGCTGTGCATTCAACATTGTAGTCAAGGGTCGCAGCACTCTGCTATCGGCCTTTTGGACCACCTTTGGAGTCGCAGCCCTCTTGCAACGTCGCTGGTGCCTGAAATAAAATGTACCTCTCTGTAAAAATGTCTACGTTGTACTCATTACCACTACTTGCATTGATGATTCTACCTCTACAACTGCTTGCTATTTGTCACAGTGCTGGCACCAGTTCTCACAAATTTGTATTCTCTTGGAAACTGAAACCCGCCTACTCTCTGCAGACACAACTATTCTCAAAATAATGCTAACTTGGAAGTAACTGATTGGAATGCATTACTTGATGACTATGTAACTTATACTACGTAACTGCAGTCGGGAGTGCAATATAAAACATAGCTGCTGTATCAACACAGTGTCCGCCAGCACCTCTTAGG encodes the following:
- the LOC119431450 gene encoding uncharacterized protein LOC119431450 translates to MNASPSLMHLSTYAQNLESGAKVRYVEKVELCGGVDPLMLTGKEASFDLALVPKVELSDIKDYLVHATSFITHEQLKARKSLESHNYLTSGFVQEPQLRRHGEHVIVRTKVNHSQAISTQPLEPWLLVKQDGMVKAAHCTCMAGLGEACSHIGALLFYLEAASNFRDGQACTDKENAWLPPYSSTVPCAPLAHIDFASATTKKRRLDGHRSSSSKKPATTIERPSQCEWKGFLDRIKKAGKYSAVLALKKDYCEEFIPVQVKHSTALLGHLARDKPLSRDAMLEECEMFAQAYVVEPKVCKDVEAATRGQSASPTWFAFRAGRVTASTAHAACRTTLTQPSVSLVKKICYPEESKFSSPATNWGLRKEDIARNQYVAEASSQHKEFVCNKSGLHISSHEPHMAASPDGLISCACCQDGVLEIKCPYSAACVKDVVTQKSGCLEVAASDNTLKLKRQHAYYTQIQMQLFVC
- the LOC119466118 gene encoding uncharacterized protein LOC119466118 isoform X2 produces the protein MVNCAVFGCNNESRRKTDSGENTKKLSFFSVPNVVRWQCSQTLEISTKRRAEWFRRLYRGDINTDATHYKVCSEHFVSGRPSYLMDLTNPDWAPSLHLGYDTKSTTRSEERHQRRCKRAATPKVVQKADSRVLRPLTTMLNAQQSAVNSTVTSTPLASPIAVQNDQGNESHMSHCTINDSGPTMLQQVPAATVPQDADTAADIFHPPSMPSPEVGRAPVSAETGSTAGAAVDGASYVKFSEAGVQATTSTAEASVNTTSLLKDAETQTDITSSALNSFEGDNQALRAELNEVKGSLRRLQLSKASLEQDDNRVKFYTGLPSYTVLIALFALLESGVSHSANNVLTKFEELVLTLVRLRLGVPLQDLAYRFEVSQATATRVVNRWIAAMHVRLKQLVDWPSREQLQQTMPMAFRKAFGTSVAVIIDCFEIFIERPSSMLPRSQTWSRYKHHNTAKYLIGIAPQGAITFISKGWGGRTSDKLITESSGMLNHLLPGDTVLADRGFTIGDAVGIHRARLEVPAFTRGKPQLSAWEVEKTRKIANVRIHVERVIGLLRRKYKILSSTIPIDLLAVQSEDTLTQLDKIVAVCAALTNLSKSVVPVD
- the LOC119466118 gene encoding uncharacterized protein LOC119466118 isoform X1, producing the protein MVNCAVFGCNNESRRKTDSGENTKKLSFFSVPNVVRWQCSQTLEISTKRRAEWFRRLYRGDINTDATHYKVCSEHFVSGRPSYLMDLTNPDWAPSLHLGYDTKSTTRSEERHQRRCKRAATPKVVQKADSRVLRPLTTMLNAQQSAVNSTVTSTPLASPIAVQNDQGNESHMSHCTINDSGPTMLQQVPAATVPQDADTAADIFHPPSMPSPEVGRAPVSAETGSTAGAAVDGASYVKFSEAGVQATTSTAEASVNTTSLLKDAETQTDITSSALNSFEGDNQALRAELNEVKGSLRRLQLSKASLEQDDNRVKFYTGLPSYTVLIALFALLESGVSHSANNVLTKFEELVLTLVRLRLGVPLQDLAYRFEVSGLVEFVLLRALIYSWHHVYVIILSWANIWWQDGPVCFIIVTGFIFQVSQATATRVVNRWIAAMHVRLKQLVDWPSREQLQQTMPMAFRKAFGTSVAVIIDCFEIFIERPSSMLPRSQTWSRYKHHNTAKYLIGIAPQGAITFISKGWGGRTSDKLITESSGMLNHLLPGDTVLADRGFTIGDAVGIHRARLEVPAFTRGKPQLSAWEVEKTRKIANVRIHVERVIGLLRRKYKILSSTIPIDLLAVQSEDTLTQLDKIVAVCAALTNLSKSVVPVD
- the LOC119466118 gene encoding uncharacterized protein LOC119466118 isoform X3; protein product: MDLTNPDWAPSLHLGYDTKSTTRSEERHQRRCKRAATPKVVQKADSRVLRPLTTMLNAQQSAVNSTVTSTPLASPIAVQNDQGNESHMSHCTINDSGPTMLQQVPAATVPQDADTAADIFHPPSMPSPEVGRAPVSAETGSTAGAAVDGASYVKFSEAGVQATTSTAEASVNTTSLLKDAETQTDITSSALNSFEGDNQALRAELNEVKGSLRRLQLSKASLEQDDNRVKFYTGLPSYTVLIALFALLESGVSHSANNVLTKFEELVLTLVRLRLGVPLQDLAYRFEVSGLVEFVLLRALIYSWHHVYVIILSWANIWWQDGPVCFIIVTGFIFQVSQATATRVVNRWIAAMHVRLKQLVDWPSREQLQQTMPMAFRKAFGTSVAVIIDCFEIFIERPSSMLPRSQTWSRYKHHNTAKYLIGIAPQGAITFISKGWGGRTSDKLITESSGMLNHLLPGDTVLADRGFTIGDAVGIHRARLEVPAFTRGKPQLSAWEVEKTRKIANVRIHVERVIGLLRRKYKILSSTIPIDLLAVQSEDTLTQLDKIVAVCAALTNLSKSVVPVD